The candidate division KSB1 bacterium genome has a window encoding:
- the fliJ gene encoding flagellar export protein FliJ: MNAKKKFRLQKVLEVRALIEKNRQKDFAEAKQNLQIENEELDQLENKRDGFTRSMNTVKKAEVSQFRSNQTYLETLHQAVTDKHETIAVLEEDVETKRQQLLEAAKNRKALEKLKERKEVEVIHEENKIEQDFIDEIARQRNR; this comes from the coding sequence TTGAACGCAAAAAAGAAATTTCGCTTGCAAAAAGTTTTAGAAGTGCGGGCGCTGATCGAAAAGAACCGACAAAAGGATTTCGCAGAAGCAAAACAAAATCTGCAAATTGAAAACGAAGAACTGGATCAATTAGAAAACAAAAGAGATGGTTTTACCCGGAGCATGAACACTGTAAAAAAAGCCGAAGTGAGTCAGTTTAGAAGTAATCAGACTTATCTTGAAACGCTTCATCAGGCGGTTACTGACAAGCATGAAACTATTGCAGTTCTGGAAGAGGATGTAGAGACAAAACGGCAGCAACTTTTAGAAGCGGCAAAAAACAGGAAGGCTCTGGAGAAGCTGAAAGAGCGAAAAGAAGTAGAAGTGATTCACGAGGAAAATAAAATTGAGCAAGATTTTATTGATGAAATTGCAAGGCAAAGAAATCGGTAA
- the fliI gene encoding flagellar protein export ATPase FliI, with translation MQIATRFDKYFDKLESMRPYKIMGRVVKITGLVIESAGPVASVGEMCRVTTRDGKNISAEVVGFRDKNVLLMPHEETVGLHPGSYVSVSNEPYSVAVGPEILGRVLDGTGNPIDGKGAINTRVLQPVHNPPPNPLQRERIDETISTGVQVIDSLLTFGLGQRVGIFAGSGVGKSIMMGMIARNSSADVNVIALIGERGRELRDFIERDLGEEGLKRSVVVAVTSDQAALLRVKGALVATAIAEYFANLGLNVMLMMDSVTRVAMAQREIGLAIGEPPTTKGYTPSVFAFLPRLLERAGNFRKGSITGLYTVLVEGDDMNDPVADTVRSILDGHVVLSRKLAAAGQYPAVDVLQSISRVMIDVISKRHLANVNKVREILATYEEAEDLINIGAYVKGSNPRIDYAISMIDKIVDFKKQDMFENTTLEESVKKMEELLANSKSTVAAENMSVLE, from the coding sequence ATGCAGATAGCGACCCGTTTTGACAAATACTTTGATAAATTAGAAAGCATGAGGCCTTACAAAATAATGGGCCGAGTGGTGAAGATTACCGGGCTGGTCATCGAATCAGCGGGTCCGGTTGCTTCTGTTGGCGAAATGTGTCGTGTTACAACGCGGGACGGTAAAAACATATCTGCCGAAGTGGTTGGTTTTAGAGACAAAAATGTTTTGCTAATGCCCCATGAAGAAACCGTCGGCCTTCATCCCGGAAGTTACGTCTCTGTTTCCAATGAACCCTATTCAGTAGCAGTCGGCCCCGAAATTTTAGGGAGAGTTCTCGACGGTACGGGCAATCCCATCGACGGCAAAGGTGCAATTAACACCAGGGTTTTACAACCTGTGCACAACCCGCCGCCAAACCCTTTGCAGCGGGAACGAATCGATGAAACTATTTCAACGGGTGTGCAGGTCATCGACAGTTTATTGACTTTTGGTTTAGGCCAGAGAGTTGGGATTTTTGCTGGCAGCGGCGTCGGGAAAAGCATCATGATGGGCATGATTGCCCGCAACTCAAGCGCCGATGTCAACGTGATTGCCTTAATCGGCGAGCGAGGGCGGGAACTTCGCGATTTTATCGAAAGAGATCTTGGCGAGGAAGGTCTGAAACGATCGGTAGTAGTGGCAGTGACTTCGGACCAGGCGGCGCTGTTGCGGGTTAAAGGCGCGCTGGTGGCCACGGCCATCGCTGAGTACTTTGCAAACCTCGGACTGAACGTCATGCTCATGATGGATTCGGTCACCCGGGTGGCAATGGCGCAGAGAGAAATCGGCCTGGCAATCGGTGAACCGCCAACTACCAAAGGATACACTCCCTCTGTTTTTGCTTTTTTGCCACGGCTCCTCGAACGAGCCGGAAATTTCAGAAAAGGCAGCATTACCGGTTTGTACACGGTTCTGGTTGAGGGTGACGACATGAATGACCCGGTTGCAGATACCGTCCGCTCAATTCTGGATGGGCATGTCGTCCTGTCCCGAAAGCTGGCAGCCGCAGGTCAGTACCCGGCCGTTGATGTGCTGCAAAGCATTAGTCGGGTGATGATTGATGTGATTTCAAAAAGGCATTTGGCGAATGTGAATAAGGTGAGGGAGATCCTGGCGACTTATGAGGAGGCGGAAGATCTGATCAATATTGGGGCTTACGTGAAAGGCAGCAACCCCCGGATTGACTACGCGATTTCGATGATTGATAAGATTGTGGATTTCAAAAAACAGGACATGTTCGAAAACACAACCCTGGAAGAGTCTGTGAAAAAAATGGAAGAGCTTTTGGCAAATTCTAAAAGTACTGTCGCAGCTGAGAATATGAGTGTATTAGAATGA
- the fliG gene encoding flagellar motor switch protein FliG: MQQFDTKKLTGPQKVAVFLVAIGVEKSVPLLKLLPEDEVERVTIEIAKLKNLPSEIVSQIVMDYYEMMLADKYVTKGGLTYAQDMLENAYGLERAKKLIKKVRSATEVTGFRLLQSINPGELLNYLQKEHPQTIALILANMKYGQAAGIISELPTELQGEVAYRLATMGKTSPELLQEIEEALTTQMGGTFGSRMSASGGAKALAEILNSASRGVDTNILETLIQKDPELATEIKNLMFVFEDVATLRDKDIQKILKSVNSKSLAMALKVVSDDLKEMIFNNMSQQAAESLAEEIEYLGPVRLREVEEAQVNIVENVREMENRGEIVLNQADQDEYVE, translated from the coding sequence ATGCAGCAATTTGACACTAAAAAGTTGACAGGACCTCAAAAAGTCGCGGTATTTCTCGTTGCTATCGGCGTGGAGAAATCGGTACCGCTGCTAAAGCTGCTTCCAGAAGATGAAGTCGAGAGAGTGACAATTGAGATAGCTAAGCTAAAGAATCTGCCGTCCGAAATCGTCAGCCAGATAGTCATGGATTACTATGAAATGATGCTGGCGGACAAGTATGTCACCAAGGGTGGTTTGACTTATGCTCAAGATATGCTCGAAAACGCATATGGTTTGGAAAGAGCTAAAAAGCTGATTAAAAAAGTCAGGTCTGCTACAGAGGTGACCGGTTTTAGATTGCTGCAGTCGATAAATCCCGGTGAGCTCCTAAACTATTTACAAAAAGAACATCCGCAGACCATTGCCTTGATTCTGGCAAATATGAAATACGGTCAAGCTGCGGGAATTATCAGCGAGCTGCCGACAGAATTACAGGGCGAGGTCGCTTACCGCCTTGCCACCATGGGTAAAACTTCTCCCGAACTGCTTCAGGAAATTGAGGAAGCTTTAACGACTCAAATGGGCGGAACTTTCGGTTCGCGGATGAGCGCAAGCGGCGGCGCGAAAGCATTGGCCGAGATTTTAAACTCTGCAAGCCGCGGGGTTGATACCAACATTTTGGAAACACTCATTCAAAAAGATCCGGAGCTGGCGACAGAAATTAAGAATCTCATGTTTGTATTCGAAGATGTAGCTACCTTGCGGGATAAAGATATTCAGAAGATACTCAAAAGCGTTAATTCCAAGTCCCTTGCCATGGCTTTAAAAGTGGTCTCAGATGACTTGAAAGAAATGATATTCAATAACATGTCGCAGCAAGCCGCAGAATCTTTGGCGGAAGAAATTGAATATCTTGGTCCAGTGCGTCTCCGTGAAGTAGAGGAAGCGCAGGTCAACATTGTCGAAAATGTCAGAGAGATGGAAAATCGCGGTGAAATTGTTTTGAATCAGGCGGATCAAGACGAGTATGTTGAGTAG
- the fliF gene encoding flagellar M-ring protein FliF → MNSAIIQKIKQILSQLTPSQKIGFAAITAIAVICMFLILAWANRPEYGLLYSNLAASDVSRILDDLKGNGIPYELKDGGTTVLVPKKDVYELRIKYAGKNMISSGAVGYELFDKNNLGLTDFMQKVNLKRALEGELSNTINQIEAVTQSRVHLVIPERVLFEDEERKVTASVILKLRSRSALERQQVLGIQQLVAGSVEGLKSENIIIIDTFGNVLTNNESQDDEIGLSRGQYELQQKVEKYLSKKAQSMLDKVLGANNSIIRISATLGFEKIRRTIEKVDPENSAVLSEERNEERSSSTDTTHYQRENSITNYELNKITEHYEGSIGDIKHLSIAVFVNGVDQVDQDGNEINAPRPAEEIQKITEIVKSAVGFNAERNDQIVVNQLTFDRTTVNREKEILESIEQKANRNKLIENGLMGLGAVLLLFMLRSFFKKLGLDDYMKKQRSQLLSSLESEKKQRMLTEEEAEDFYDEKLSYEAKERLKLQEKITNDVTEFAQKEPGRAASILQYWLYGDEE, encoded by the coding sequence TTGAATAGTGCGATCATTCAAAAAATCAAACAAATATTAAGCCAGTTGACGCCGAGTCAAAAGATTGGTTTTGCGGCTATCACTGCGATTGCCGTCATTTGTATGTTTCTTATTTTGGCCTGGGCCAACCGGCCGGAGTACGGACTGTTGTACTCAAATTTGGCTGCTTCAGACGTCTCCCGGATTCTTGATGATTTAAAAGGCAACGGTATTCCCTACGAATTGAAAGATGGCGGCACAACCGTTCTGGTTCCGAAAAAAGATGTTTACGAGCTGCGCATAAAATATGCCGGAAAAAACATGATCAGCAGCGGCGCGGTCGGTTATGAGCTGTTCGATAAGAACAATTTGGGCCTCACTGATTTCATGCAAAAAGTAAACCTAAAACGAGCCCTTGAAGGCGAACTGTCAAATACAATAAATCAAATCGAGGCAGTGACGCAAAGCCGGGTTCACTTAGTGATCCCGGAACGAGTTTTATTTGAAGATGAGGAAAGGAAAGTAACCGCATCTGTTATTCTTAAATTAAGATCGCGGTCTGCTTTAGAGCGACAGCAGGTTTTGGGAATTCAGCAACTGGTCGCCGGCAGCGTTGAAGGTCTCAAATCGGAAAACATCATTATCATTGATACGTTTGGCAATGTCCTTACCAACAATGAATCCCAAGATGATGAGATTGGCCTGAGCCGAGGTCAGTATGAGCTTCAACAAAAAGTTGAGAAATATTTAAGCAAGAAAGCGCAGTCAATGTTGGATAAAGTCCTTGGAGCGAACAACTCGATTATCCGGATTTCTGCTACGTTGGGCTTCGAGAAGATCAGACGAACTATAGAAAAAGTGGATCCGGAAAATTCGGCTGTGCTCAGCGAAGAGAGAAATGAAGAACGTTCGAGCAGTACCGACACAACTCATTACCAGCGCGAAAATTCGATTACAAACTACGAGCTTAATAAGATTACGGAGCATTACGAAGGCAGTATCGGGGATATAAAGCATCTCTCTATTGCTGTATTTGTAAATGGCGTGGATCAAGTTGATCAAGACGGAAATGAAATTAATGCGCCTCGTCCCGCTGAGGAAATTCAAAAGATTACTGAAATAGTCAAGAGTGCGGTCGGTTTCAATGCTGAGCGAAATGATCAGATTGTGGTCAACCAGCTGACTTTTGATCGGACAACGGTTAATCGTGAAAAGGAGATACTGGAGTCGATTGAGCAAAAAGCGAACCGCAATAAACTTATAGAAAACGGGTTGATGGGACTGGGAGCTGTCCTTTTGCTTTTTATGCTGCGCTCCTTCTTTAAGAAGCTCGGACTTGACGATTACATGAAAAAACAGCGCAGCCAGCTTCTGAGCAGTTTAGAGTCTGAAAAAAAACAGCGAATGCTGACTGAAGAGGAGGCGGAGGATTTTTACGATGAGAAATTATCTTACGAGGCCAAAGAGAGATTAAAGCTGCAAGAAAAAATTACCAACGATGTTACCGAGTTTGCTCAGAAGGAACCAGGAAGGGCGGCAAGCATCTTACAATATTGGCTTTATGGGGATGAAGAATAA
- the fliE gene encoding flagellar hook-basal body complex protein FliE has product MPKIDVLQQISQIAKQNSQPLKKNESPKFADTLKAMINQVDELQKASGQSTKDFIAGKNIDLHEVMAAGQEAQLSFQFMMEMRNKLLEAYQEINRMPV; this is encoded by the coding sequence ATGCCAAAAATTGATGTTTTACAACAGATAAGTCAAATAGCGAAGCAAAATAGTCAGCCGCTTAAAAAGAACGAATCGCCTAAATTCGCAGACACTCTAAAGGCGATGATAAATCAAGTTGACGAACTTCAAAAGGCTTCGGGGCAGTCAACAAAGGATTTTATCGCCGGTAAAAATATAGACCTCCACGAAGTCATGGCAGCGGGCCAGGAAGCCCAGCTCAGCTTTCAATTTATGATGGAAATGCGCAACAAACTTCTTGAGGCTTACCAGGAAATTAACCGGATGCCGGTTTAA
- the flgC gene encoding flagellar basal body rod protein FlgC, which yields MGIRGFFSTFNISAAGLSAEKRQLSATAENIANANTTRTLDGTPYKRKVLSRKAISQPVHFSRAFDRARLKLQTSSAHHISKSGYTASGVAPNGRSRIKTEMLEIDEFKKIYEPNHPDADEEGFVSYPEINVVNEMLELISASRAYEANITVMNSTKNLAKRSLEI from the coding sequence ATGGGAATTAGAGGTTTTTTTTCAACATTTAATATCAGCGCTGCAGGACTGAGCGCTGAAAAAAGGCAGCTTTCAGCAACCGCTGAAAATATTGCCAACGCGAACACAACACGCACATTGGACGGCACGCCTTACAAACGGAAAGTTCTGTCAAGAAAAGCGATTTCTCAGCCGGTCCATTTTTCCAGAGCCTTTGACAGGGCCAGATTGAAATTGCAGACTTCCAGCGCACACCATATCAGCAAATCCGGTTACACTGCCTCCGGAGTTGCTCCGAACGGCAGAAGCCGGATTAAAACCGAAATGTTAGAAATAGACGAGTTTAAAAAAATTTATGAACCGAATCATCCTGACGCCGATGAGGAAGGGTTTGTATCTTACCCGGAAATCAATGTGGTAAACGAAATGTTGGAGCTGATTTCCGCGAGCCGAGCTTATGAAGCAAATATCACGGTGATGAATTCGACAAAGAATTTGGCCAAGCGTTCGCTGGAGATTTAA
- the flgB gene encoding flagellar basal body rod protein FlgB produces MEFNPLSKMAVVPLLKKSLGAYSARNNAIAENIANVETKGYRPYKVDFEKELQRALYRKAPVGLKSDSRHMTIGGDVLDIQPKISTQNEIVNMEQEMAELAKNQIRFEFATRKLSGAYESIRSAIRGHSR; encoded by the coding sequence ATGGAATTCAATCCTTTAAGTAAGATGGCTGTGGTGCCATTATTAAAAAAAAGTCTTGGCGCGTATTCGGCAAGAAACAATGCAATCGCCGAAAATATCGCGAATGTTGAAACCAAAGGGTACCGTCCTTACAAAGTGGATTTTGAAAAAGAGTTGCAGCGGGCCCTGTATAGGAAGGCACCGGTTGGTTTGAAAAGTGATTCCCGGCACATGACCATTGGCGGCGATGTTCTGGATATCCAGCCAAAAATTTCAACTCAAAATGAAATTGTAAACATGGAGCAGGAAATGGCGGAATTGGCCAAGAACCAGATCCGCTTCGAGTTTGCAACAAGAAAATTGAGTGGCGCTTACGAATCGATTCGTTCGGCTATTCGGGGTCATTCGAGATAG